The DNA window TAATAGAGCTTAAAAAGCAGGGAATTAAGACAGAGCCGGCATTCGGAATGTTGCTGGATCTTGAAAATCCTTACGAAGATCTATTGAAATTATAAGAAAATGATTGATACACATACCCATTTATACGCAGAAGAATTTGATGAAGACAGAAAGGAATCGATTCAGAGAGCTTTAGATAAAGGAATTACAGAATTTTACCTTCCTGCGATTGATTCCGAATCTCATGAGAAAATGTTACAACTGGAAACGGAGTATCCGGGACAGATTTTTTCGATGATGGGATTGCATCCTTGCTATGTAAAACCGGAATCATGGGAAAAAGAACTTGAAATTGTTAAAAACTATCTGGATCAAAGACATTTTCCGGCAATAGGAGAGATTGGTATTGATTTGTATTGGGATAAAACAACCTTAGACATACAGGTAAAAGCTTTTGAACAGCAGATTGACTGGGCGATAGAAAAAGATCTTCCAATCGTTATCCATACCAGAGAAAGCTTTGACGAAACATTTGAGGTGCTGGAAAAAAAGAAACATCCTAAGTTACGAGGAATTTTTCATTGTTTTTCAGGGAATCTTGAGCAGGCAAAGCATGCTATTGACCTTAATTTTATTTTAGGTATTGGTGGAGTAGTTACCTTTAAAAATGGAAAAATAGACCAGTTTCTTCAGGAAATTCCTTTAGATAAGATAGTCCTTGAAACAGACTCTCCTTATCTGGCTCCGGTTCCGCACCGGGGGAAAAGAAACGAAAGTTCTTATCTCGATTTGGTGGCCGGAAAACTGGTTAATATCTATGGGAAAGATTTTTCTGAAATAGACCGTATCACTACAGAAAATGCGAAAAATATTTTTAAATAGTTCGCCGCACAATTAATGATAAAATAAAACCCTTTTCAGCTATTGAAAAGGGTTTGTCTTTATTTTTTTCTTGTAAAATTCTTGTTCTTAGGCTTTTTAAATCCAACTGAAGGAGTTGCTCCAGATGGCTTTGTCTTATTATTTTGATTAGGCCTTGAATTGTTTGAGGATCTTGGCTTTTCCGAACCTGCACCCATAGGTTTATTATTAGAATCTCTTTTCTGTGCAACCAGATCATCAGTATGGAACGGGTGATCTTTCACAATAGGGATCTTCTTCCCGATAAGCTTTTCGGTATTTTTTAAATTAAGAAGATCAAGCCCGTCAACGAAAGAGATTGAAGAACCTTCGGAACCTGCTCTTCCCGTTCTTCCGATTCGGTGTACATAGGTTTCAGAAACATCAGATAATTCAAAGTTGATCACGAACTTTAATTCATCAATATCAATACCTCTTGCTGCAATATCGGTAGCTACCAATACTCTTGTTTTTCCTGATTTGAAATTATTCAAAGCATTCTGTCTTGCGTTCTGAGATTTATTTCCATGAATTGCTTCTGCAGAAATATTGTCTTTCTGAAGCTTTCTTGCAATTTTATCCGCACCATGCTTTGTTCTTGAGAACACCAATACTGAATCTGAGATATCGTTTTGAAGGATATGAGAAAGCAGGTTCAGTTTATTATCTTTTTCTACGAAATAAACCGATTGTTTGATGGTCTCTGCAGTAGAAGAAACAGGTGTCACTTCCACTTTTACAGGATTATTCAGAATGGAATTAGCCAGCTTCTGGATTTCCGCCGGCATTGTCGCCGAAAAGAATAAAGTCTGTCTTCTTTGTGGTAAAAGCTTAATAACTCTTTTAACATCATGTACAAAGCCCATATCAAGCATTCTGTCTGCTTCATCAAGGACAAATATTTCAAGATTCCTAAGACTGATAATTCCCTGAGCGATAAAGTCAAGAAGTCTTCCGGGAGTAGCGACTAGAATGTCAACTCCTTTTCTAAGGGCAGCTTC is part of the Chryseobacterium lactis genome and encodes:
- a CDS encoding TatD family hydrolase, whose product is MIDTHTHLYAEEFDEDRKESIQRALDKGITEFYLPAIDSESHEKMLQLETEYPGQIFSMMGLHPCYVKPESWEKELEIVKNYLDQRHFPAIGEIGIDLYWDKTTLDIQVKAFEQQIDWAIEKDLPIVIHTRESFDETFEVLEKKKHPKLRGIFHCFSGNLEQAKHAIDLNFILGIGGVVTFKNGKIDQFLQEIPLDKIVLETDSPYLAPVPHRGKRNESSYLDLVAGKLVNIYGKDFSEIDRITTENAKNIFK
- a CDS encoding DEAD/DEAH box helicase, with product MNFTDLNLIEPIAKAIQEQGYTNPTPIQERSIPDILQGRDFLGCAQTGTGKTAAFSIPILQNLSKNKIPNKHIKALILTPTRELAIQIEENINAYGKYLPLKQLVIFGGVKQGSQEAALRKGVDILVATPGRLLDFIAQGIISLRNLEIFVLDEADRMLDMGFVHDVKRVIKLLPQRRQTLFFSATMPAEIQKLANSILNNPVKVEVTPVSSTAETIKQSVYFVEKDNKLNLLSHILQNDISDSVLVFSRTKHGADKIARKLQKDNISAEAIHGNKSQNARQNALNNFKSGKTRVLVATDIAARGIDIDELKFVINFELSDVSETYVHRIGRTGRAGSEGSSISFVDGLDLLNLKNTEKLIGKKIPIVKDHPFHTDDLVAQKRDSNNKPMGAGSEKPRSSNNSRPNQNNKTKPSGATPSVGFKKPKNKNFTRKK